A DNA window from Thiopseudomonas alkaliphila contains the following coding sequences:
- a CDS encoding YdbL family protein: protein MKLKQMMMGALLALTLSGAAWALDLNGAMGALSSAKASGLVGEQPNGYLGVVKNSGDAAEIARLINQARKAEYQRLAKQNNIQLSDVESMAGKKALEKTPSGQYIQVNGRWMTK from the coding sequence ATGAAACTTAAGCAAATGATGATGGGTGCACTGCTGGCGTTAACGCTTTCAGGCGCAGCCTGGGCACTTGATTTAAATGGCGCCATGGGTGCCTTAAGCTCAGCTAAGGCGTCTGGTTTGGTTGGCGAGCAACCCAATGGCTATTTAGGTGTAGTAAAAAATAGTGGCGATGCGGCAGAAATTGCCCGTTTAATTAATCAGGCGCGCAAAGCTGAGTATCAGCGCCTAGCGAAGCAAAATAATATTCAGTTATCGGATGTAGAAAGTATGGCGGGTAAAAAAGCCCTCGAAAAAACGCCATCGGGTCAGTATATCCAGGTGAATGGGCGCTGGATGACCAAGTAG
- the fnr gene encoding fumarate/nitrate reduction transcriptional regulator Fnr, with amino-acid sequence MSENISARSLHQAHCRDCSLSTLCLPLSLNMEDLDLLDDIVKRGRPLKKGDYLFRQGDSFSSVFAVRSGSLKTYSVSDCGEEQITGFHLPSEFVGLSGVDTELYPTSAIALETTSICEIPFERLDELSATLPQLRRQLMRIMSREIRDDQQMMMLLSKKTADERIATFLVNLSARFSARGYSATQFRLAMSRNEIGNYLGLAVETVSRVFTRFQQAGLIEAEGKEIKITNNEELCQLAGGPAQPC; translated from the coding sequence ATGTCTGAAAATATTAGTGCACGTAGCTTGCACCAAGCCCACTGCAGAGACTGCAGCCTATCGACGCTGTGCCTCCCTTTATCTTTAAACATGGAAGACCTAGATTTACTAGACGATATTGTTAAACGAGGCCGCCCACTAAAAAAGGGTGATTACTTATTTCGTCAGGGCGATAGTTTTTCTTCCGTATTTGCTGTGCGTTCAGGCAGCTTAAAAACCTACAGCGTGTCTGACTGTGGTGAAGAGCAAATTACTGGCTTTCATCTACCCAGCGAATTTGTTGGCTTATCCGGCGTAGATACCGAGCTATACCCCACTTCGGCAATTGCTTTAGAAACTACTTCTATTTGCGAAATTCCCTTTGAGCGCCTCGATGAACTGAGCGCCACCCTACCCCAACTGCGCCGCCAGCTCATGCGCATTATGAGCCGCGAAATTCGTGATGATCAGCAAATGATGATGCTGCTCTCAAAAAAAACCGCCGATGAGCGCATTGCCACCTTTTTAGTCAACTTATCCGCCCGCTTTAGCGCCCGCGGCTACTCAGCTACTCAGTTTCGTTTAGCCATGTCACGCAACGAAATTGGTAATTACCTTGGCCTAGCAGTAGAAACCGTATCCCGCGTCTTTACCCGCTTTCAACAAGCCGGCCTAATAGAAGCTGAAGGTAAAGAAATTAAAATCACCAACAACGAAGAACTCTGCCAACTAGCCGGCGGCCCAGCACAGCCGTGCTAG
- a CDS encoding mechanosensitive ion channel family protein produces the protein MKLDSWTTGLVHAMSALWEKIVNFIPNLLGAVVLVLLGFIVAKLLDTLISKLLAKLGLDRLMAGTGLNKLMAKVGVQSGVSELIGKVFYWFVLLVFLVAAAESLGLERISTTLDVLALYIPKIFASMLVLVFGVLLAQLLSGMVRGAAEGVGLEYAAGLGRVVQGLVIIVSISVAIGQLDIKTELLNYVIAIILLTVGLGIALALGLSSKEIAKQIIAGIYVRELYEVGEWIEINQVEGEIEQIGTVKTVLITEQGQRISLSNQLLLEQQVKSR, from the coding sequence ATGAAGCTTGATTCTTGGACCACTGGATTAGTGCATGCGATGTCGGCGCTATGGGAGAAAATTGTTAACTTTATTCCTAATTTATTAGGTGCTGTGGTTTTAGTTTTACTCGGCTTTATTGTGGCCAAATTATTAGACACTTTAATTTCTAAGCTGCTGGCTAAACTAGGCTTAGATCGTCTAATGGCGGGCACGGGGCTAAATAAGCTCATGGCTAAAGTGGGCGTGCAGTCGGGTGTTTCTGAGCTAATTGGTAAGGTGTTTTACTGGTTTGTGCTGTTGGTATTTTTAGTGGCTGCTGCTGAATCCTTAGGTTTAGAGCGCATTTCAACCACCTTAGATGTGCTGGCGCTGTATATTCCGAAAATTTTTGCCTCAATGCTGGTACTGGTATTTGGCGTGCTTTTAGCTCAATTACTGAGTGGTATGGTTCGCGGAGCAGCTGAGGGCGTTGGTTTAGAGTATGCCGCAGGGCTTGGGCGGGTGGTTCAAGGTCTAGTTATTATTGTTAGTATTTCGGTGGCGATTGGTCAATTAGATATTAAAACAGAACTACTTAACTACGTTATTGCCATTATTTTATTGACTGTGGGCCTAGGTATTGCCTTAGCGTTAGGGTTAAGCAGTAAAGAAATCGCTAAGCAGATTATTGCTGGTATTTATGTTCGAGAATTATATGAGGTCGGTGAGTGGATTGAGATTAATCAGGTAGAGGGTGAAATAGAGCAAATTGGTACCGTTAAAACCGTGTTGATAACAGAGCAGGGGCAGCGGATATCTTTGTCTAATCAATTGCTGTTAGAGCAGCAAGTTAAAAGCCGTTAA
- the rraA gene encoding ribonuclease E activity regulator RraA translates to MNIVTPDLCDEYPHVQVVEPMFANFGGRDAFGGQIVTVKCHEDNSVVKAQVDQPGAGKVMVVDGGGSLRRALLGDMLAAKAAKNGWAGIIIYGCVRDVDVLAETDLGIQALASHPMKTDKRDIGDLNVEVTFGGVTFKPGEYVYADNNGIIVSPTELKL, encoded by the coding sequence ATGAATATTGTTACCCCTGATCTATGTGATGAGTATCCACACGTACAAGTGGTTGAGCCAATGTTCGCCAATTTTGGTGGCCGTGATGCTTTCGGTGGACAGATTGTGACGGTCAAGTGCCACGAGGATAACTCAGTAGTTAAAGCCCAGGTTGATCAGCCAGGCGCAGGTAAAGTGATGGTGGTTGATGGCGGTGGTTCGCTGCGTCGCGCGTTATTAGGCGATATGTTAGCAGCTAAAGCAGCCAAAAATGGCTGGGCTGGAATCATCATTTATGGCTGTGTGCGTGATGTGGATGTCTTGGCAGAAACCGATTTAGGTATTCAGGCACTGGCTAGCCACCCAATGAAAACCGATAAGCGCGATATTGGTGATTTAAACGTTGAAGTAACCTTTGGTGGCGTCACTTTTAAACCCGGTGAGTACGTCTATGCCGACAATAACGGCATTATTGTATCTCCTACCGAGCTGAAGCTCTAA
- a CDS encoding intermembrane phospholipid transport protein YdbH family protein, protein MVGKQRVNTAGSGGLWLKRCLRLIFWPLFLLLAILVVLLVVGLKQLSNAGVFIDWQGVSVERNGLALERLQINYQNSQLVLQNLHLSWLYQAYPLQRLKIEQLTGRLADDEWTVDASPASEQPSWQRWLGYLPKQLEVQQLEVEALAWAKLQGQVMLAAKEDLYHPYALQVELTVSEISPQLLAAVPKEFRPTQAQITLVKQDADTPDAVKPLTASAFALVAEVQGATQAQLEGVLNLEESPWRAELNQAQLKLQLPRWRSDGVKLQQLELQLQPLLAMTEQQGQLRLSKGSKALIKQLQVDDLQLTSMQADLSQLHLQWQLPSTGEAIVQLDSPLKLNARQVAYPGLSKQAWNVAGHLGGELPSLNIEAQIKGAQGMAGQFNGRYQNQALTGKFSVAEMFFRGGNPIQQLVPSYWPEWLIVNSGRLVALGDLAWRPSSGLLMNFTANASGLSGEFNRSVLNGLAFQLTGRLAKQQLTLDVADLQVKDLDPGVPLGPIRVQQLKVEVPLANTEATRLRWQQATTGLLKGQVSVAGGDFRFNQTNRFNAEVKGLDIQELLRVYPAEGLQGTGILDGRLPFYFDLNQQHFAVDDGFIKARGPGYLRFDNDKIKAMGQSNQAMRIVTDALEDFHYDLLSGQVNYNETGQLLLNLRLEGRNPDLQKGRPIHFNINLEEDIPALLASLQLSGKVSDTIQQRVRERLENRARK, encoded by the coding sequence ATGGTTGGCAAGCAGCGAGTAAATACCGCGGGTTCAGGTGGGCTATGGCTCAAGAGGTGTTTGCGCCTGATTTTCTGGCCATTATTTTTGCTGTTGGCTATTTTGGTTGTGCTGTTGGTTGTGGGATTAAAGCAGCTATCCAATGCTGGCGTGTTTATTGACTGGCAGGGAGTGAGTGTAGAGCGCAATGGGTTGGCGCTCGAGCGGTTGCAGATTAATTATCAAAATAGCCAGCTGGTTTTGCAAAATCTTCATTTGAGTTGGTTATATCAAGCTTATCCTTTACAACGTCTTAAGATTGAGCAATTAACAGGGCGGTTAGCCGATGACGAGTGGACAGTGGATGCTTCGCCAGCAAGCGAGCAGCCCTCATGGCAGCGCTGGTTAGGCTATTTACCAAAGCAACTTGAGGTGCAGCAGTTAGAGGTAGAGGCGCTAGCCTGGGCTAAGCTGCAAGGGCAAGTGATGTTGGCAGCCAAAGAGGATCTTTACCATCCTTATGCGCTGCAGGTCGAACTCACTGTGAGCGAGATAAGCCCGCAGCTACTGGCTGCCGTACCTAAAGAATTCAGACCTACGCAAGCACAGATAACGCTCGTGAAGCAGGATGCCGACACCCCAGACGCAGTTAAGCCCTTAACCGCTTCAGCGTTTGCATTGGTTGCAGAGGTTCAAGGCGCAACCCAGGCGCAACTTGAAGGGGTGCTTAACTTGGAGGAGAGTCCATGGCGTGCCGAACTCAATCAGGCGCAGTTAAAGTTACAGTTACCCCGTTGGCGGTCAGATGGGGTCAAGCTGCAGCAGCTTGAGTTGCAATTACAGCCCCTGCTAGCCATGACTGAGCAGCAAGGGCAGCTACGCTTGAGTAAAGGCTCTAAAGCACTGATTAAGCAGCTGCAAGTTGATGATCTGCAACTAACGAGTATGCAGGCTGATCTTTCTCAGTTGCACCTGCAGTGGCAGTTACCGAGCACCGGTGAGGCCATTGTGCAGTTAGATAGCCCGCTTAAACTTAATGCTCGGCAAGTGGCTTATCCAGGGTTAAGCAAGCAAGCATGGAATGTGGCCGGGCATCTCGGTGGCGAGTTACCAAGTTTAAATATTGAGGCGCAAATCAAAGGTGCCCAAGGGATGGCGGGACAGTTTAATGGGCGCTATCAAAATCAAGCGCTGACGGGAAAGTTTTCCGTCGCTGAAATGTTTTTTCGTGGGGGGAATCCCATTCAGCAGTTGGTGCCTAGCTATTGGCCGGAATGGTTGATTGTTAATAGTGGTCGCTTGGTTGCTTTAGGTGATCTGGCTTGGCGCCCAAGTAGTGGCTTGCTAATGAATTTTACTGCCAATGCTTCAGGATTATCGGGCGAGTTTAATCGCAGTGTCCTGAATGGGTTGGCTTTTCAATTAACAGGCCGCTTAGCTAAGCAACAGCTAACGCTCGATGTGGCTGATTTGCAGGTTAAAGATTTAGATCCAGGGGTACCGCTGGGGCCAATTCGCGTACAGCAGCTAAAGGTGGAAGTGCCCTTAGCTAACACGGAGGCTACGCGTTTACGTTGGCAGCAAGCAACCACGGGGTTGCTTAAGGGGCAAGTGAGTGTGGCTGGGGGCGATTTTCGTTTTAATCAAACAAACCGCTTTAATGCCGAAGTAAAAGGATTGGATATTCAAGAGTTGTTGCGGGTGTACCCTGCAGAAGGGCTACAGGGAACCGGTATTTTAGATGGTCGCTTACCTTTTTATTTTGATTTAAATCAGCAGCATTTTGCCGTTGATGATGGCTTTATTAAGGCGCGAGGCCCCGGTTACTTGCGCTTTGATAACGATAAAATCAAAGCAATGGGGCAATCGAATCAGGCGATGCGGATTGTGACCGATGCCTTGGAAGATTTTCATTATGATTTATTAAGTGGTCAGGTTAATTACAATGAAACCGGACAGCTGTTGCTTAACTTACGCTTAGAGGGGCGGAATCCAGATTTGCAAAAGGGCCGGCCGATCCATTTTAATATTAATTTAGAAGAAGATATTCCGGCATTGTTAGCCAGCTTGCAATTAAGTGGTAAAGTGAGCGATACCATTCAGCAGCGTGTACGAGAGCGCTTAGAAAATAGAGCGAGGAAATAA
- a CDS encoding YnbE family lipoprotein, which yields MVLTGLMACTPTVQLAVPNEPININLNVKIEHEIYIKVDRALDNILDESSGLF from the coding sequence ATGGTTTTAACGGGGCTAATGGCCTGTACCCCAACCGTGCAATTAGCAGTTCCCAATGAGCCGATCAATATTAACTTAAACGTTAAAATTGAACATGAAATCTATATCAAGGTAGATAGGGCGCTCGATAACATTTTAGATGAATCCAGTGGTCTGTTCTAA
- a CDS encoding CorA family divalent cation transporter: MSAPEVMLQDNAKPLLKGWVLNGQGGARAINYQQLATLELQADEKLWLHWNKEHPSTLAWLKASQSISRFERQLLLEKTTRPRFLALTEHTLLLFSRVIQPKARADSSELFSVRVRCTEQVVLSFAQPGAVFGDGLKQLFKEKLGPKTTAELLLLLMREATEQIDHAVEALAEFVDQQELRVDQEEKYEPDHQELLQIRRSSANLRRYLAPMKDLFAALAKAQPAWFDKGTRPYWNEISNMLIRCLEELELCKERVGFILDSERRKREQRTGRVMYLLAVVTAFFLPLSFVTGLLGINVGGIPGSDAGHGFLIACLIIAGLAAIQFMILRVLRWL; the protein is encoded by the coding sequence ATGAGCGCCCCTGAAGTAATGCTGCAAGATAACGCCAAACCTTTATTAAAGGGTTGGGTGTTGAATGGGCAAGGGGGCGCCCGCGCGATTAATTATCAACAGCTGGCGACCCTTGAGTTGCAGGCTGATGAAAAACTATGGCTGCATTGGAATAAAGAGCATCCCAGCACCTTGGCGTGGCTAAAGGCCAGTCAAAGTATTAGCCGTTTTGAACGCCAGTTGCTCTTAGAAAAAACGACTCGACCGCGTTTTTTGGCATTAACCGAGCATACCTTGTTGTTGTTTTCCCGCGTGATTCAGCCCAAGGCTCGGGCCGATAGCAGTGAACTCTTTTCAGTTAGGGTGCGTTGTACCGAGCAAGTGGTGTTGTCTTTTGCTCAGCCTGGTGCAGTTTTTGGTGATGGCTTGAAGCAACTATTTAAAGAAAAGTTAGGCCCCAAAACCACAGCTGAACTCTTGCTACTTTTGATGCGTGAAGCCACCGAGCAAATCGATCATGCGGTAGAAGCGCTGGCCGAATTTGTCGATCAGCAAGAGCTGCGAGTCGATCAAGAAGAAAAGTATGAGCCTGATCATCAAGAGTTGCTGCAGATTAGACGTAGCTCAGCCAACTTGCGTCGTTATTTAGCACCGATGAAAGATCTCTTTGCTGCTTTGGCCAAGGCACAGCCTGCTTGGTTTGACAAAGGCACTCGGCCCTATTGGAATGAAATCAGTAACATGCTGATTCGTTGCTTGGAAGAGTTAGAGCTATGCAAAGAGCGAGTAGGCTTTATTTTAGACTCTGAGCGCCGTAAGCGCGAACAGCGCACCGGGCGGGTGATGTATTTATTGGCGGTGGTAACCGCTTTTTTCTTACCCTTAAGTTTTGTCACCGGCTTATTGGGGATTAACGTGGGCGGAATTCCGGGCAGTGATGCAGGCCATGGGTTTTTAATTGCCTGTTTAATTATTGCCGGATTGGCCGCTATTCAGTTTATGATCTTGCGCGTTCTGCGCTGGCTATAA
- the pncB gene encoding nicotinate phosphoribosyltransferase, translating into MTTTALIHSLLDTDLYKFTMLQVVLHQFPQATGSYEFRCHNNDSVQYPLAELKAELEQQLDLLCQLRFTTDELNYLRSLRFIKSDFVDYLELFQLKRRFIQVSSDEQQRLHIHIQGPLIQAMFFEVFVLALVNQLFFQRLDNPQVRAEGERRLQAKAQYLQQLAFSANPRQSQFLVADFGTRRRFSKDWQRHVVTTLHQAAPTIIRGTSNVLLAKELGITPIGTMAHEFLQAFQGLNVRLRDFQKTALEAWVQEYRGDLGIALTDVITMDAFLADFDLYFAKLFDGLRHDSGDPYLWGEKAIQHYQSLRIDPATKMLTFSDGLTLEKAYALYLHFRDRIQTSFGIGTNLTNDMGLEPLQIVIKLVTCNGQSVAKLSDSPGKTLCTDYTFLAYLKQVFNVDQD; encoded by the coding sequence ATGACCACGACTGCCCTAATTCATTCGCTGTTAGATACTGATCTGTATAAATTCACCATGCTGCAAGTGGTCTTACATCAGTTTCCCCAAGCAACCGGTAGCTATGAGTTTCGCTGCCATAATAATGATTCGGTGCAATACCCCTTAGCTGAACTCAAGGCTGAGCTAGAACAACAGCTGGATTTACTCTGCCAATTACGCTTCACCACTGATGAACTAAACTATTTACGCTCGCTGCGTTTTATTAAAAGTGACTTTGTCGATTACCTTGAGCTATTTCAGCTAAAGCGCCGCTTTATTCAAGTATCGAGCGATGAGCAGCAACGCTTGCACATTCATATCCAAGGCCCACTGATTCAGGCGATGTTTTTTGAGGTCTTTGTTTTAGCCTTGGTCAATCAGTTGTTTTTCCAGCGTTTAGATAATCCTCAGGTGCGGGCTGAAGGTGAACGTCGCTTGCAAGCTAAAGCGCAGTATCTGCAACAACTTGCCTTTTCGGCTAATCCACGGCAAAGCCAATTTTTAGTCGCGGACTTTGGCACTCGCCGTCGTTTTTCTAAAGACTGGCAACGGCATGTGGTGACTACCTTGCATCAAGCTGCCCCTACTATTATCCGCGGCACCAGTAATGTGTTGCTGGCCAAAGAGCTAGGCATCACCCCAATTGGCACTATGGCCCATGAGTTTTTACAGGCGTTTCAGGGGTTGAATGTGCGGTTGCGGGATTTTCAAAAAACCGCGCTTGAGGCTTGGGTGCAAGAATACCGAGGTGATTTAGGGATTGCGCTGACTGATGTGATCACCATGGATGCTTTTTTGGCTGATTTTGATCTGTATTTTGCCAAGCTATTTGATGGTCTGCGCCATGACAGTGGTGATCCCTACCTTTGGGGCGAAAAAGCGATTCAACACTACCAGAGTTTACGGATTGATCCCGCCACTAAGATGCTGACTTTTAGTGATGGCTTAACGCTAGAAAAAGCCTATGCGCTGTATTTGCATTTTCGTGACCGTATTCAAACCAGCTTTGGGATTGGGACTAATCTAACCAATGATATGGGCTTAGAGCCGTTACAGATTGTGATTAAATTGGTTACCTGTAATGGTCAGTCGGTGGCTAAGCTGTCTGATAGCCCAGGTAAAACGTTGTGTACGGATTACACTTTTTTAGCTTATTTAAAGCAGGTGTTTAACGTTGATCAGGATTAG
- a CDS encoding nitroreductase family protein: MTVIDLLLHRVSVPRLGGNAPSAAQREIIFQAALRAPDHAQLRPWRFFSIEGDARQHLGTAFADGLQADNPELSIEQYEKAAKSLLRAPWVVAVVVSPTAHPKVPLLEQQLAAGCAAHAMLYAAHAQQIGAVWRTGDMAYHPSVHRYLKLKDDEQILGFLYFGEPLGNLKTAPTLDSADFVTHIK; the protein is encoded by the coding sequence ATGACGGTCATTGATCTTTTGTTGCATCGCGTATCTGTTCCGCGCCTAGGCGGTAATGCACCCAGTGCGGCACAACGTGAAATTATTTTTCAAGCCGCTTTGCGTGCTCCAGATCATGCCCAGTTACGCCCTTGGCGTTTTTTTAGTATTGAAGGGGATGCCAGACAGCACCTAGGTACCGCCTTTGCTGATGGGCTGCAAGCAGATAATCCTGAGCTATCGATTGAGCAGTATGAAAAAGCGGCCAAGTCGTTGTTACGCGCACCCTGGGTGGTGGCAGTGGTGGTTTCTCCTACGGCTCACCCTAAAGTGCCATTGCTAGAGCAACAACTGGCTGCAGGTTGTGCTGCTCACGCGATGTTATATGCCGCCCATGCACAACAGATTGGTGCCGTGTGGCGTACCGGCGATATGGCTTATCATCCATCTGTGCATCGCTATTTAAAGCTCAAAGATGATGAGCAGATTTTAGGCTTTTTATACTTTGGCGAGCCTTTAGGTAACCTTAAAACAGCACCTACATTAGATTCTGCAGATTTTGTGACCCACATAAAGTAA
- the sigX gene encoding RNA polymerase sigma factor SigX → MSNIKSVAVSYDPAELTDEELVERAKVELFHITKAYEALMARYQGTLFNVCARYLGNERDADDICQEIMLKVLYGLKKFEGKSKFKTWLYSITYNECITQYRKERRKKRLMDALSLNMPEDAEAVEPDYKEKSGLDRWLAYVNPIDKEILVLRFVAELEFQEIADIMRLGLSATKMRYKRAIDRLRENFSDRIEV, encoded by the coding sequence TTGTCGAACATAAAATCTGTTGCAGTCAGTTATGATCCTGCAGAGTTGACGGATGAAGAACTGGTCGAACGCGCCAAAGTTGAGCTTTTTCACATTACTAAGGCCTATGAAGCCCTGATGGCACGTTATCAGGGAACGCTATTTAATGTGTGTGCAAGGTACTTAGGTAATGAGCGTGATGCCGATGATATCTGTCAGGAAATAATGCTCAAAGTCCTGTATGGGCTAAAGAAATTCGAGGGAAAGTCTAAGTTTAAAACCTGGTTATATAGCATCACTTATAATGAGTGTATTACCCAATATCGTAAAGAACGGCGTAAAAAAAGGCTGATGGATGCGTTAAGTCTTAATATGCCTGAGGATGCTGAAGCTGTAGAGCCAGACTATAAAGAAAAAAGTGGGTTAGATCGTTGGTTAGCTTACGTTAACCCTATTGATAAAGAAATTTTAGTGTTAAGATTCGTTGCCGAGCTTGAGTTTCAAGAGATTGCAGATATCATGCGACTCGGTTTAAGCGCGACTAAAATGCGCTACAAAAGGGCAATAGATCGACTTCGAGAGAACTTTTCTGATAGAATTGAGGTCTGA
- a CDS encoding undecaprenyl-diphosphate phosphatase has protein sequence MEWWTAVQALIIGIVEGLTEFLPVSSTGHQIIVADLLGFGGQRAKAFNIIIQLGAILAVMWEYRRKIIQVVVGLPSEAPAQKFTANLLIAFIPAVIMGLLFADLIEQWLFNPITVASALVVGGLVMLWAEKRPHQVRAKEVDDMTWQQALKVGCAQCLALVPGTSRSASTIVGGLFFGLSRKAATEFSFFLAMPTMVAATVYSVFKHRELFSNASDIGIFAIGFVTSFIFAMIAVRALLKFIANNSYAVFAWYRIGFGLLILLTWQIGVIDWSTALD, from the coding sequence GTGGAGTGGTGGACAGCCGTTCAGGCATTAATTATTGGAATTGTTGAAGGATTAACCGAATTTTTACCTGTTTCCAGTACCGGGCACCAAATTATTGTGGCCGACTTGCTGGGCTTTGGTGGACAGCGGGCTAAAGCCTTTAACATTATTATTCAGTTAGGTGCGATTTTGGCGGTGATGTGGGAATATCGCCGCAAGATTATTCAGGTGGTGGTCGGTTTACCCAGTGAGGCGCCTGCGCAGAAGTTTACCGCCAACTTACTCATTGCCTTTATTCCAGCAGTGATTATGGGCTTATTATTTGCTGACCTGATTGAGCAGTGGCTATTTAACCCAATTACCGTAGCCAGTGCGTTAGTGGTGGGTGGTTTGGTCATGCTCTGGGCAGAAAAGCGGCCGCATCAGGTGCGTGCCAAAGAAGTGGATGATATGACCTGGCAGCAAGCCTTAAAAGTTGGCTGCGCCCAATGCTTAGCCTTAGTGCCCGGTACCTCGCGCTCGGCTTCGACCATTGTTGGTGGCCTGTTTTTTGGCTTGTCGCGTAAAGCAGCGACTGAGTTCTCATTTTTTCTGGCCATGCCGACCATGGTTGCCGCAACGGTGTATTCGGTGTTTAAACACCGCGAATTGTTTAGCAATGCCAGCGATATCGGTATTTTTGCCATTGGTTTTGTTACCTCCTTTATTTTTGCCATGATTGCGGTACGGGCATTGCTCAAGTTTATTGCTAACAACAGTTATGCAGTGTTTGCCTGGTATCGGATTGGCTTTGGCTTACTGATTTTACTAACTTGGCAAATCGGCGTGATTGATTGGTCAACCGCCTTAGATTAG
- a CDS encoding OmpA family protein: MKLKNTLGVAIASILAASSLSAFAQGQGAVEVDAFAKRYFTDSTRNMENGNLIGGSVGYFLTDDVSLALSYGEYHDIRSKDRPNLPHTMGRQNIKGNLASLDAAYHFGEPGVGLRPYVSAGVGHQSINTTSPKHSGRDHTTFGNIGAGLKYYFTENLFAKASVDGLYGFDNHQGEWQAGLGLGANFGGAPKAVEEVVVPVEPVACIDSDNDGVCDDVDLCPDTPEGTPVDANGCPIEPEKVRVELDVKFDFDKDQVKRDSYSDIQNLADFMKQFPQTATTVEGHTDSVGSEAYNQKLSERRANAVRNVLVNELGVEGNRVDSVGYGESRPVADNATREGRAINRRVEAEVEAEVQP; encoded by the coding sequence ATGAAGCTGAAAAACACCTTGGGCGTGGCCATCGCCTCAATTCTCGCGGCGTCTTCCTTGAGTGCATTTGCACAAGGCCAAGGTGCAGTTGAGGTTGATGCTTTTGCGAAGCGTTATTTCACTGACAGCACGCGCAACATGGAAAACGGTAACCTAATCGGTGGTTCTGTTGGTTACTTCTTAACTGACGATGTATCTTTAGCACTGTCATACGGTGAGTACCACGACATCCGCTCTAAAGATCGTCCAAATCTGCCTCATACTATGGGCCGCCAAAACATTAAAGGTAATTTAGCTTCTTTAGATGCTGCTTACCACTTTGGTGAGCCAGGTGTTGGCTTACGTCCATACGTTTCAGCCGGTGTTGGTCATCAGAGTATCAATACTACCTCTCCTAAGCACTCAGGTCGTGACCACACTACTTTCGGTAACATCGGTGCCGGTCTGAAGTACTACTTCACTGAAAACCTCTTTGCTAAAGCAAGCGTTGATGGTCTGTACGGCTTTGATAACCACCAAGGCGAGTGGCAAGCAGGTCTAGGTTTAGGTGCTAACTTCGGTGGCGCGCCTAAAGCAGTTGAAGAAGTCGTAGTGCCTGTTGAGCCAGTAGCGTGCATCGACAGCGACAACGACGGCGTATGTGATGACGTTGACCTCTGCCCAGATACCCCAGAAGGTACTCCGGTAGACGCTAACGGCTGCCCAATCGAGCCAGAAAAAGTACGCGTTGAGTTAGACGTTAAATTTGACTTCGACAAAGACCAAGTTAAGCGTGACAGCTACAGCGATATCCAAAACCTCGCTGACTTCATGAAGCAGTTCCCACAAACTGCAACTACTGTTGAAGGTCACACTGACTCAGTAGGTAGCGAAGCTTACAACCAGAAGTTATCTGAGCGTCGTGCTAACGCAGTACGTAACGTATTAGTTAACGAGTTAGGCGTTGAAGGTAACCGTGTAGATTCAGTAGGTTACGGTGAGAGCCGTCCTGTAGCTGATAACGCTACTCGCGAAGGCCGTGCGATCAACCGCCGCGTTGAAGCTGAAGTAGAAGCTGAAGTTCAGCCATAA